TTTTGGCAGATGATGATGCAAGCATTCGTGAATTGATAAAAGAAATATTGGATTATCCAGGATTGACGATCATAGAGGTGAATAATGGAGATGAAGCGATCGGTGTATTGAAAAATCATCCTGTAGATTTTTTAATTACAGACCTTGTAATGCCACAAAAAAATGGGATTGATGTCATATTGGAGGTTAGGAAGAGTTACCCACTTCTGCCGATTATTGCAATA
This genomic window from Gammaproteobacteria bacterium contains:
- a CDS encoding response regulator, producing MSYTCLLADDDASIRELIKEILDYPGLTIIEVNNGDEAIGVLKNHPVDFLITDLVMPQKNGIDVILEVRKSYPLLPIIAISGGGGITGQFDYLPVAGLVGAAWEISKPFSPDDLKKAVDEALLIKK